The Manduca sexta isolate Smith_Timp_Sample1 chromosome 20, JHU_Msex_v1.0, whole genome shotgun sequence DNA segment ACACATTTATTGCTTATACGAATACTATATTATGTCTCTATTGAGCAAACTGCTTTGAACAGTCGCTCCATACATTTACAGCGCACGAGTTACGGGActggaatatgcaaagatttcgatggctcctaagtaaactgtcgtatgttgaaaatagcgatattcactttttagCGTTTCTTTAGCGAGGTATTGTTTACTATCAAACCCTTTTAGTTTAaaagaaacgaaaaaaaaaacttcattaataaacatttactaCTGTAGCAGCATAGTAACATCATCGCGCACCGAGCGCAGACGCTCCATTATTGGTCCATGTGCGCCGCCTCGGTATTTGTATACCAGCTGCGCGCATGCGCCCTGCGATATTCCGACGATTGCGACAGTGGCGCCGCATACCATCGTGCCCATGCAAGTCCGCTAGCTTTGCTGCTATTGGCTGCCCTAGCGGGTATACGCTTCAGCTGTGCATTGGGTGTTGaacttaattttgtatatatccACGGtcgaacaattaataaatgaattaagtTTACTACTAGTTGCcgctattttatttacacaccaGTCCTCACAGTGGTGACCCACGACTTCAACAGCCACTCAAGACCAAAGGCAACTACCGCCATAACGTCTGCAAACCCTTCCAGACCATGGCGACATCTAAAAATGAAGCTTCCGAACAAGAACTTGCTGGTGTCGCGACCAATCTCCGCATACCACCTTTATGGCGTGACAAACTGCGCCTGTGGTTTGCCCAATTCGAAGCCATCGTCGCGCCACACAAAAAGGGAGATAAAGCAATGTATGATCTCGTCGTCGCACAGCTTGAACGACAAGACGTAGATGACATCTCCGACATACTCCTCCGTCCCCCGGAAACCGAAAAGTACGAAACGATCAAAAGCCGCCTGTTGCAAGTCTACGAAGAATCCGAGCAGCGCCAGGTGCAGAGATTGTTGTCGGAAATGGAGTTAGGAGAGATGAAACCATCACAGCTTCTGCGCCGCATGAAGAATTTAGCCGGCGACAACATTTCCGATTCTACGTTGCGTATTTTGTGGACAAATCACCTCCCGCAGTCCATCCGCGCCGTTCTCGCTGTAAGCGAGAATATCGCCCAGAAATCCGATATAAACGAACTTGCGCTCATGGCAGACAAGATATTGGAACAGTCACGTCCAGAAGTCGCCGTAGTAACCTCGACTCCGAGCCACTCTGCATCGACCGAAGTGTCGATTCACGAAAAAATCGACATGCTTACGAGAGAGATATCCGAATTAAAGGCCCAGCGTGTATCATACCGATCAAGGCGACCATTTCGACGTGATCGTTCTTATTCAAGATCCCAGAGCAGACATCGCGCGCCGCGAAATACTCCGCCCCATCGTCCCGAAACCCCGGCAGTGTGCTACTACCACCGTAAATTTGGAAACCAGGCAAGACGATGCACGCGTCCTTGCAAATTCGAAGATAATACGCCCACTTCGGAAAACTAACCAACGCGTTGGCTGAGGCGGGAACCGGCGCGAGCGATGTATCACACCGCCTATTCATCACCGATAGAAACACACGTCTACGATTTTTGATCGATACGGGCGCAAACGTGTCTGTCATACCAAAACCGAAAGGGATGAGGGCAGCTCCGACATCGTTCCAACTATACGCCGATAATAATACCACAATACCTACATACGGCGAAAAAAGGATGGTGCTCGATTTAAACCTACGAAGACCCTATTCATGGAAGTTCGTCATCGCCGCAGTCAGCAAGCCAATCATCGGCGCTGATTTTTTGAAGCACCACAAACTTCTTGTTGATATAGGCGGTCGCTGCCTCATCGACAAGGTCACCAACTTATCTGTCAAGACGCCAATTACATACTGCACTGAGCCAACTGTACGAAGCATTGACGATCATCAGCCATTTCACCAAATATTAGCCGAGTACCCCGATATCATCAGACCCTCGGCGATGAAGGAAACACCCAAACACCGCGTCGAACACCATATTGAGACTTCAGGTCCGCCACTACACTGCAGAACACGACCGTTACCGCCGCATCGCTACCTGCCTGTCAAACAGGAATTCGAGTCCATGATGCGTCAGGGTCTATGCCGCCCAAGCAAAAGCCCCTGGTCAAGCCCATTGCACGTCGTACCGAAGAAAAACGGCGACCTACGCGTCTGTGGCGACTATCGACGACTTAATGCCGTAACATTGCCAGACCGCTACCCAGTACCACGTCTTAAGGATTTCACCTACCTTCTTCATGACAAGAAAATTTTCTCCACCCTAGATTTGAATCGAGCATACCAGCAATTACCGGTTTATGAGCCAGATATTGAGAAAACCGCTATAACCACGCCCTTCGGATTATTTGAATTTCCGCGAATGTGCCCCGGACTCAAAAATGCTGGCCAAACATTCCAGCGCTTTATTCACCAAGTGCTAAATGGATTAGATTTCGCATTTCCATTCATCGATGACGTCATTCTGGCCTCGAAAGACATTCATCAACATTATGAAGACCTCCGCGCTGTTCTGCGAAGATTAGACGAATACGGTATAACAATAAACCCGTCCAAATGCGTTTTCGGCAAAGAAAGTGTCAAATTTCTGGGTTACGACGTATCCAGCGAAGGTATCAAGCCACCGTACGAAAAGGTCAAGGTCATCGTAGAGTACCCGAAGCCAGAAACTATACAAGAGTTACGACGGTTCCTCGGCATGGTCAACTTCTATCGTGACAACATTCCCAACGCTGCGCGCATACAAGCTCCACTCAACGCATTCCTACACAACTCGAAAAAACGCGACAAATCAAAAATCACTTGGACAAATGAGGCATCGTGCGCATTCGAAGCTTGTAAAACTAGCATCCAAAACGCAGTCTTACTCGCTCACCCGGCACCGAGTGCCGACCATCCCGTATCGCTTATGTGTGACGCATCGGACAAGTGCGCAGGCGCTGTATTACAACAACGTGTGAATAATAAATGGATACCTATTGGCTATTTCTCGAAGAAACTATCTGACACACAACAGAGATACAGTACATTCGACAGAGAGCTGTTAGCAGTTTATATGGCCGTAAAACATTTTCGCAAAATGTTCGAAGGACGAGAACTAATAATCTATACAGACCACAAACCCTTAATATATGCATTCCACAAGCCGCCGTCCGACAGCGAGACTCAACGAAGAGCTCGCCAACTACTGTTCATCAGTGAATTCACGACCGATGTACGCCACGTGAGCGGGGTAGATAACGTAGTCGCCGACGCACTTTCACGGATCGAGACCATCGCAACACCTACCTTCATCGACTACACCAAACTTGCCACAGCACAAGAGCAAGACTCGATCATACCTCAGCTTATGAAACAGTCGAATATAACTCTCAAGAGAATCGCTATACCTACGACGGACAAGTACATCTACTGCGAGACAGCAACACGCAACATACGCCCTTATTTACCTAATGACTTTCGCCGCCCCGCATTCAACGCGGTGCACAACATAAGTCATCCCGGTATTAGAGCAACTCGCAAGCTGATGCAAACACGATACTTTTGGCCATCAATGAATGCAGACATTGGACTCTGGGCTAAATCATGCACGGAGTGTCAACAATCAAAGATTCAACGCCATACACATAGCGACATTGCACACTTCCCGCCGAGTGACCGATTTCAACACCTACACATCGACATAGTCGGGCCGCTACCTACATCAGTTCAAGGACACCGCTATCTACTTACCATGATTGACCGCGCAACTCGTTGGCCTGAAGCTATCCCTATTGAAGAGATCACATCCGAAGCTGTAGCGAAAATAGTCTATGACGCGTGGATAACCCGTTTTGGCGCTCCCACTACCATCACAACTGACCAAGGAAGACAGTTTGAAAGTCAGCTGTTTCTCGAACTGACACGATTGATTGGCGCTGAAAAAACCCGTACTACTGCCTACCACCCTCAGAGCAACGGGATCATTGAACGATGGCACAGATCTTTGAAGGCCGCACTCATGTCTAGACTTAGCACCAGTAACAAGTGGACCGCCGAATTACCTACCGTATTAATGGGACTTCGCGCTGCCACTCGCACCGACACCAACACAAGCGCAGCTCAGCTAACATATGGCCAAGCGCTACGACTACCGGGCGATTTCATAGCTCCATCACCGAAACCTACAAATATGGACTACAACTATGTCGAGCAGCTGCATTGTCTTATAACTCAGCTGACTCCCACCTACGTGACACACGCCAACAAGAAAAATGTATTCGTTCATAAGGACCTCAACACATGTGAAGCAGTGTTCCTGCGCGTGGACAGCGTACGCAAGCCATTGCAACGCCCTTACGAAGGTCCCTACCCTGTCCTAGAGAAAATCGAAAAATTTTTCAAGATCCAGCTGCCTACGCGTACCATTAATGTGTCGATTGACCGCTTAAAACCAGCATATACATTGAACTTGGAGGAACAGTGCACATCACAGGTCAACAACCAAGCTCCTGCCGCGAAGCATGCCTTATCACAAACGGTGACACCGTCTGATAAAATTCTGCGGAAAACGAGATCGGGAAGAATGGTGAGGACTCCTGTACGCTTCGCTTGAGGGGGAGCACTGTAGCAGCATAGTAACATCATCGCGCACCGAGCGCAGACGCTCCATTATTGGTCCATGTGCGCCGCCTCGGTATTTGTATACCAGCTGCGCGCATGCGCCCTGCGATATTCCGACGATTGCGACAGTGGCGCCGCATACCATCGTGCCCATGCAAGTCCGCTAGCTTTGCTGCTATTGGCTGCCCTAGCGGGTATACGCTTCAGCTGTGCATTGGGTGTTGaacttaattttgtatatatccACGGtcgaacaattaataaatgagtTAAGTTTACTACTAGTTGCcgctattttatttacacaccaGTCCTCACACTacctttttttagtttaaaacacACATTGTAAACAATTTGAAACAAAGATAAtctattgtagaaatatgatttttaagagttttttcgtggtttcaatatatatttcgaatatctagcttttaaaaatatacatagtctATAGCGCGAAGTCTTACTGGGAGCATCGCCTTTAGAGCCTCAAATAAAACGTAGCAATGTAATGACatcttaataatatacctatCATTTCCTTGTGGGAGATGGCCCAGACAATCACCATTCAACTTACGAAAGTTTGTGTGTCGATTGCAGCGATTTTGTAGTTCAAGTTGTAGAAAGTGTAGGCAGTTGCACTGCCACCGCCCCACGCCATGTTGATCGGTCTACCTTCACTGTCgtagaatattttaaactcGTCAGAATGTGTATGACCGTTGAATTCTGCCGCGATAGTCGACGAGAATCTGAAACGTTTTTCACGTCACGTTCAATGTTGGTAGTTGATACTATAGCATCTTCAGCTGAAAAATAAAGATCCTAGGCAAGTCGCAAGAGTTAAGTTTCCTGATAGACCTTATACTTATGTCATTCTCAGTATGAGGGTTTCGTAAAATATGCAACTAGCATTTAAGGTGCAGATCTTCCCGCGTGGAATCCTGTACTTAAATTCTATTAAGCCTACTTTTTTCAAGGATTTTTAGGCGGATATCGTGTAAATAAGTACCTGTTGACAATTCTATTGTATTCTCTAGTCCATGTGTGTGAAAGGTCGTGTACTCCCGGCGGAATGTGTGCAAGAATATGAACTTTTTCTCCGGCTTTTTCTGCTTCATATAGCTCTTGAACTAACCAATCCAGGTGTTTTTTAGCGTCTAACGGATCATACACAAGCCACCTAAAATAAGAATTACCATTTATtataccaataatattaaatacttattatgttagaacatattattatgtcgaCGTTTCTATATAGTACGTAactattgttttgtatatattactCTATCATACTTAAATCTAAGTTTCAGATTAAGTgcacaatatttcatatttttagtattataaacCATAACTTTATCTTTCGTTGGTTTAATTCCAATTAATATATCGCCACTGCATTAACGGTCTAATTATAGTCGGCAGGATACAAAAATGTTAACCATAGGCAATATCAAAAAGGCTTTACCAATTGTATTTATAAGCGACATTGTTATTTAAAGCAATTGCTCTTAGTCCAGGTCGAACTTGAATGGAGAATTCGCCGCGTTCCCTTATCAATTCCTTGGCTTTGTCCGTTAAATAGAAGCCCCATTTTTCTGCTATAGCGTCATACAACCACGTTGTATTCAGATAGGGTTCTTGCACTGATGATGGCGCAAACCTAAAACAAACATCTTTAACTTTCttccattttaattaaaactacaatATCATCAATACTTTATAGAGCATgggtacatttaaattatagacTCATTTATTATGAGCCGTAAATGCTTGCAGTAACATTAGTACTCACTGATTAGTCGGTTGTGATTCATGATTTCCAAGCACGGGAACAACTAAAACATCATCGCCAAAACTCTTCCTTATTTTATCAATGAAGTAgcggtttatattattaattaactcgTATGTTGTCTCCCATACACCATGATCTATCGTGTCGCCAATGTAATATAGCACGTCTACATTCTGTAAATCGATAGAAATGTAGGTATTTAGTTTCATAGGGACTTCACTTTTGCTAATTGATTGGATAATTTACAGATTTGACACTCACAAGTAAGTTTGTTTAGTAGGTAGGTAGTCTAGTCAGAAAAAACTAATACAACTGCGCGACGCTGGGATCGAACTCGAGACCTAAGTAATGCAGCTGTAGAGTACCTACTTACATAAGtgggttttatatatttatcttacgtgcaaacaaaattattgtggacttatattcaaattcttttgatgataataataataaataataataaacgtttattatcaAAAGGTAAGTAATATTGACATCACTATACAGCGAGTCTTGAACTAAGCTTAGCTTGTATCTCAAGACTCTGATGCTTAGGtactgaactgtttaagtaCATACCTTGTGGGTTTCAGCAATTCTTTCGATGACATCATCATAGGCCCATATAGGAGAGTCACAATTGCGATAGTCACCCCAGTAACCAGCCGGTGGGGAATTTCTGGGAGTGAATTTTGTTTGAGAGGACTTTCTTAATTCTTTAATCTTAGGAACCATGCCCAAATCTAAAGACAGATTTCCGTTTTTATTAACTATACTTTGTTCTATAATGGACTCTTCTACGTTCGATAGGTGTTTATAGTTCCTGGCCGGGTTCTGGCCCACTCTGCAGCAGGTCGGTTCGTCACAGTCGGCGACGCCGAATGCCTCGTACAGTGGATCGATGTGAGCATCCGTGATGATTGCGATTGTTAATGGTTTCGAGTCATAAATTGGGgtctgaaattattaatttggtcCATTTGCATTTCGGCCCATATAATATTACAGCAAGAAAATCATGAACATAATGGTACGTAAGTATTGTTTTTAACTTACTGCTACTTCGGTGGGTCGTTCCGGTAGTTCTACTTGCCAGTCAAACCTAGTGTCTTGAAAAGGACACGCATTTGGATTGTGTGCTGTTTGAAACACTAAACCACAAAATGCGGCTGCGGTTGCTGCAGGTACGTTTCTTACAATGTAAGAGATAATCGGCTGTAAAATAAACGACAATATACCTACTAGTAGGAAAGTTGTGTAAGTATTCAACAATTTTAGTAGGTTTAGCGGCGTAAATgtagacgccactgtagaggaacagatggttacacgttcctctatagagggggaagattcccagacaggcagatgttgcgcctgaccggccgcggcccctccgacagttcctattcggaggtggtatatattctacacgtcgctcaaattgtgcaagcgtgattcaggatcgatgtcgccatctatcgtgattgctgtgtgatatcactgtagttgcgtcactgcatcgatcctcttgcagttccagcgatgttgacaagatggcggtatatgcactaactgtCCCGCCACATAGGTaatttaacccgtgaggtagctgaatgtttgccggcaaacattgacagctaggCGTgttacggaaaaataaccttattatctatatatataaaaatcaattgctgttcgttagtctcgctaaaactcgagaacggctgaaccgatttggctaattttggttttgaattatttgtggaagtccagggatggattaaacggtgacgaacataaataataaataacggaaaatactaaaaacgacaatataagttttcaatacaaaatgttcctacctgtcaaacatttcatgtctttttctctttttagaaataaagaactgtaacatatatatagatgtattcagaaataagtctgtttcatagttgtaatatgaggtccgatttctttggtttattttgttcaaatacaaaacatttcagaaataaataaagtgtaaaagtgttagttggttctcaaaaatagaaaataaataaagaaattttaagactataattaaaatctcatcaattgttcagtgcgcgagaactttatttattgttattgtcgcaaaatgccacggagatgacttagatcgtcgaagtcaatcaaatgtgcgacgagctacctcacgtgcaagccgtactagggccttattctctatcccgcacgttatttttaacagtgcgtaacaagcacgtaacacaacgcatcatgttaaggactatagaaatttggcttacagaataccattccacgcacatttcccgaagataacatgacacggccgcattacgcatttatatcatacagaataagggtcctgttgactagcgagagacagataatgataacgtacgtattggtatggcaaaattgcgttccacgatgaataataataataaatgtatgtaggtgatacgaagttcaccgggtcatctagtgtagtatatattatgtagtacttagtctggccataaatactgttacacttaattataaaaaaatattacatttgaatttcgaatctgtcatttttatacgattgttcattgtgttttctcattttggcgccaatacattgtaaaatattttgcgatattaaaatggtgtggggtgataaagagaaccgaatcgctgtgatagcattacacaaagtaggtatggagccaaatgcaatttttaaaactctccatacacttggtattagtaaaatgtttgtgtaccgggctattaataggtacaatgagacctcctctgtttgtgacagaaaagatctggccgtccacgtagtgttcgtacgaaaaaggtggtcaaagcagtaagggaaagaattcgaagaaatcctgtccgaaagcaaaagattttatctcgggaaatgaagatagcacctagaaccatgtcgcgtattttaaaagatgacttaggacttgcagcctataagagacgcactggccatttcttaactgataatttaaagaagaatagggtggtaaaatcgaaacaactactgaagcggtacgcaaagggaggtcacagaaaaattttgtttacggatgagaaaatttttacaattgagcaacattttaacaaacaaaatgaccgtatttatgctcaaagctctaaggaagcttcccaattagtcgacagagtgcaacgtggacattatccgacttcagtgatggtttggtggggtgttagctatgaaggagtgactgagccatatttttgtgaaaaaggtatcaaaacatcggcacaagtgtatcaagataccattcttgagaaggtagttaagccccttaacatcaccatgttcaataaccaagtatggtccttccagcaagactcggcgccgggtcataaagctcggtccacgcagtcttggttggaatcgaacgtttcggacttcatcagagctgaagactggccgtcgtctagtcccgatcttaatccgctggattatgatttgtggtcagttttacagagtacagcttgctctaaacgccatgataatttggagtccctaaaacaatctatacgattggcagtgaagaattttcccatggaaagagtgcgtgcttctattgataactggcctcatcgtttaaaggactgtattgcagccaatggagaccacttcgaataagctttttatatttttaattgttttatatttatgtattaaactgacacactgtaaaagtaataaatgttatttgcagt contains these protein-coding regions:
- the LOC115445878 gene encoding sphingomyelin phosphodiesterase 1 isoform X2, whose translation is MRILVFVLIMSYSSASQLISFDVVDELLAKFMKNALTPDEKIILQDVFVILQRSEYASIESFEKSSGSRMSLECLVCRSAFAAAFQGLENGQTDEEITEVMTTLCVSIGIQTYNVCRGAVALNVTPIYDSKPLTIAIITDAHIDPLYEAFGVADCDEPTCCRVGQNPARNYKHLSNVEESIIEQSIVNKNGNLSLDLGMVPKIKELRKSSQTKFTPRNSPPAGYWGDYRNCDSPIWAYDDVIERIAETHKNVDVLYYIGDTIDHGVWETTYELINNINRYFIDKIRKSFGDDVLVVPVLGNHESQPTNQFAPSSVQEPYLNTTWLYDAIAEKWGFYLTDKAKELIRERGEFSIQVRPGLRAIALNNNVAYKYNWWLVYDPLDAKKHLDWLVQELYEAEKAGEKVHILAHIPPGVHDLSHTWTREYNRIVNRFSSTIAAEFNGHTHSDEFKIFYDSEGRPINMAWGGGSATAYTFYNLNYKIAAIDTQTFMPTNIVNYVYNLTEANLTPNRRPHWFQLYDMKNTFGLDNLSPSSMNNLVRRMVTTNRELLDKYAAFYSKLSDARWPYCNTDCKLDNLCKTVVTVLWERQRCEELRRLYFQSSRGIK
- the LOC115445878 gene encoding sphingomyelin phosphodiesterase 1 isoform X1 is translated as MRILVFVLIMSYSSASQLISFDVVDELLAKFMKNALTPDEKIILQDVFVILQRSEYASIESFEKSSGSRMSLECLVCRSAFAAAFQGLENGQTDEEITEVMTTLCVSIGIQTYNVCRGAVALNVPIISYIVRNVPAATAAAFCGLVFQTAHNPNACPFQDTRFDWQVELPERPTEVATPIYDSKPLTIAIITDAHIDPLYEAFGVADCDEPTCCRVGQNPARNYKHLSNVEESIIEQSIVNKNGNLSLDLGMVPKIKELRKSSQTKFTPRNSPPAGYWGDYRNCDSPIWAYDDVIERIAETHKNVDVLYYIGDTIDHGVWETTYELINNINRYFIDKIRKSFGDDVLVVPVLGNHESQPTNQFAPSSVQEPYLNTTWLYDAIAEKWGFYLTDKAKELIRERGEFSIQVRPGLRAIALNNNVAYKYNWWLVYDPLDAKKHLDWLVQELYEAEKAGEKVHILAHIPPGVHDLSHTWTREYNRIVNRFSSTIAAEFNGHTHSDEFKIFYDSEGRPINMAWGGGSATAYTFYNLNYKIAAIDTQTFMPTNIVNYVYNLTEANLTPNRRPHWFQLYDMKNTFGLDNLSPSSMNNLVRRMVTTNRELLDKYAAFYSKLSDARWPYCNTDCKLDNLCKTVVTVLWERQRCEELRRLYFQSSRGIK